The window CAGTTCCCATTTTAAAGAGAAGTTGATCATGCTATGAAAACCTTCATCGAAGAAATTAATAGCAGTATCTCCATCATAAGTAAATTCTAAGCCATCATAAATTGAGTAATTATAGATTTCCCCTACCATATAGAAATCCAAATCATCTAATTTCTCTTCAGGGTTATCTTCTTTCCATTTTCTTAAAGCCTTTAGCGCTTCAGCATATAATTCTCCCCAAATTCCTGCTTCAGTATGTTTTACTGTATCTACTCTAAAGCCATCTACACCAAACTCTCTAATGTAGTCCGTTATCCATTTAATCAAATAATATTTCGGTGCTCTTGGATAGCCGGTTCTTTCGAAAAATTCATCTAATTCTGCTAACTCTTTATCTAATCTGCCTTCCTCTTCCCATTTATCTAATAAATGCTGAGGTAATTCAACTTCCTCTTCAGATTCAGTTAAAATATCAGGTAGGTTGTCAACCAATGTACATTTCACTGTACTTTCCCAGTCCTGATAAGTACAATTTGGACCAGTTCTTACCCAGCCTTTCCATAATGGATCTTGATCGGTGACGGATCCGGTATGGTTCATCACTACATCTAATAAAATTCTAATATCATGCTCATGAGCAGTTTTTACTAATTCTGCTAAATCATTCATGGTGCCAAAATTTGGATCTAGTGTGGTCCAATCTTTTGTCCAATAACCATGGAAACCATAGCTTTTCCCCGTTCCTTCATCTACAGCACCATGAATTTGTTCCACCATAGGGTTGACCCAGATTGCATTTACACCCAAGTCATTAAAATACCCCTCTTTAATTTTTTGTGAAATTCCTTTTATATCTCCGCCCATAAAACTTCTCAAAGGAGCCCCATCTTGCTTTCTTCCGAAATTCATATCGTTAGTAGAATCTGCATTATTAAAGCGGTCAGCTAATAAAAAATAGACCGTTGCGTTCTCCCACATGAAAGGAGCTGTTGATTCCTGAGTTTTTGCATTGGTATCTGATTCAGGAGTTGAACAGGATGTGAAAATTGCGATAAGGATAAATAAGTAAATGTTTTTCATTTCGAATTTTCAATTGGTATAGAATAAAAAAGGGTAGCAATTTTTTTGCTACCCTTAAATATAAAATAAATTCTTTTGATTAACTCACACCGGGAATTTGCTGAAACTCAACAGCAGGTTCTCCATTTTTAAATGCTTTTCTAGGCTTTAGATTTAAAGTCTGGAATAATTCAGCATCCTCATTTACCTCAGGGTTTGGAGTGGTTAATAATTTGTCTCCCGCAAATATTGAATTAGCTCCTGCCATAAAGCATAAAGCTTGCTCCTCTTGGTTCATTCTCACCCTACCCGCAGAAAGTCTAACCATTGCTTTTGGCATAGTAATTCTGGCTGTCGCAATCATTCTTACCATTTCCCAAACTGAAACTCTAGGCTGCTTTT is drawn from Marivirga arenosa and contains these coding sequences:
- a CDS encoding alpha-amylase family glycosyl hydrolase, translated to MKNIYLFILIAIFTSCSTPESDTNAKTQESTAPFMWENATVYFLLADRFNNADSTNDMNFGRKQDGAPLRSFMGGDIKGISQKIKEGYFNDLGVNAIWVNPMVEQIHGAVDEGTGKSYGFHGYWTKDWTTLDPNFGTMNDLAELVKTAHEHDIRILLDVVMNHTGSVTDQDPLWKGWVRTGPNCTYQDWESTVKCTLVDNLPDILTESEEEVELPQHLLDKWEEEGRLDKELAELDEFFERTGYPRAPKYYLIKWITDYIREFGVDGFRVDTVKHTEAGIWGELYAEALKALRKWKEDNPEEKLDDLDFYMVGEIYNYSIYDGLEFTYDGDTAINFFDEGFHSMINFSLKWELKEKQPDEIFSKYSEILNQGELKNKSVLNYLSSHDDGSPYDAERKEVYNTANYLLLTPGASQIYYGDETARYLNAKADGDAKLRSFMNWGELGADSKREGYSIQDIHKHWQKLGTFRNNHPSVGAGIHQKISDNPYSFVRTLENENYDDAVYVVMEENIKDIEAPAIFKEGQEVRNHYTSEKSTVIDGRIKFKEDSRLLLLEGM